In the Geobacter sp. FeAm09 genome, one interval contains:
- a CDS encoding tetratricopeptide repeat protein, with product MKPCFLLIALSAILLSSCATTGSPTHIEPAPSRLAYGNQSRALYLYSRARLSAYDGDFPTALSILRDALELDPTSAFLNNAVAEVKLKIGQAQEALEYFDKAIKIDPAYREPYIMAGTTLSSIGKDREALDYLRKAVKLDPAREDAYLHLALALSRLNEYEETVATLKSLIKINPDSMLGYYYLGRSYSQMKLYREAVGYFQKALELRPEFEQATLDMAASYEALGDYSQAIEIYRSILDDDDSKVAVLQRLIQLLIQQRRFEDALELLKRAADSGLSGPETMRKIGLLHLELEQYDDAIKVFNGMLEKEPGADQIRFYLGMAYEEKGDMDRAYDEYVKIPRASAVYLDAIGHIAFILKEKGKTDQAVGMLKDAIAGNPGQLDLYLNLSTLYESLGKTDDALSLVQGAEKEFANEPRLFFRIGVLYDKQGKKSESIEQMKKVLAINPKDAQALNFLGYTYAELGINLEQALEYLKLAVAIRPNDGFFLDSLGWVYFKMKKYDDAVNYLEQANRLVEEDSTIAEHLGDAYYAKREYHKALKLYKRALKIEPERKELANKLRKLKGEPGDR from the coding sequence GTGAAGCCCTGTTTTCTATTGATAGCACTGTCCGCCATTCTGCTCTCCTCCTGCGCGACAACCGGTTCCCCGACGCATATCGAGCCCGCGCCGTCCCGTCTGGCATACGGCAACCAGTCCCGGGCCCTGTATCTCTATTCCCGAGCCCGTCTGTCGGCCTATGACGGCGATTTTCCCACCGCCCTCTCCATTCTGAGGGATGCTCTTGAACTGGACCCGACTTCCGCCTTCCTCAACAACGCCGTTGCCGAGGTCAAGCTGAAAATCGGCCAGGCACAGGAAGCCCTGGAATACTTCGACAAGGCCATCAAGATCGATCCGGCCTACCGTGAGCCCTATATCATGGCCGGCACGACCCTGTCGTCCATCGGCAAGGACCGGGAAGCGCTCGATTATCTGCGCAAGGCGGTAAAGCTCGATCCCGCCAGGGAAGATGCCTATCTGCACCTGGCTCTGGCCCTGTCGCGGCTCAACGAGTACGAGGAGACCGTTGCCACCCTCAAGTCGCTGATCAAGATCAATCCCGACTCCATGCTGGGATACTACTATCTCGGCAGATCCTACAGCCAGATGAAACTGTACCGTGAAGCGGTGGGGTACTTCCAGAAGGCACTTGAGCTGCGCCCCGAATTCGAGCAGGCCACCCTCGACATGGCCGCCTCCTATGAGGCCCTGGGCGACTATTCCCAGGCGATCGAGATCTACCGGAGCATCCTCGACGACGATGACAGCAAGGTTGCGGTCCTGCAGCGCCTGATACAGCTTCTCATCCAGCAGCGGCGCTTCGAGGATGCCCTCGAACTCCTGAAGCGGGCGGCGGATTCCGGGCTTTCCGGCCCGGAAACCATGCGCAAGATCGGGCTGCTCCATCTGGAACTGGAACAGTACGACGACGCCATCAAGGTCTTCAACGGCATGCTCGAAAAGGAGCCGGGCGCCGACCAGATCCGCTTCTATCTGGGAATGGCCTACGAGGAGAAGGGGGACATGGACCGGGCCTACGACGAATACGTCAAGATACCCCGCGCCTCGGCCGTCTACCTGGACGCCATAGGTCACATCGCCTTCATCCTCAAGGAAAAAGGCAAGACCGACCAGGCGGTGGGGATGCTCAAGGATGCCATTGCCGGCAATCCGGGCCAGCTCGATCTCTATCTCAACCTCTCGACGCTCTACGAGTCGCTCGGCAAGACCGATGACGCTCTGAGCCTGGTGCAGGGTGCGGAAAAGGAATTCGCGAACGAGCCCCGCCTGTTTTTCCGCATCGGCGTTCTGTACGACAAGCAGGGCAAAAAGAGCGAGTCCATCGAACAGATGAAAAAGGTGCTCGCCATCAATCCCAAGGATGCCCAGGCGCTCAACTTTCTGGGCTACACCTATGCGGAACTGGGCATCAACCTGGAGCAGGCGCTGGAGTACCTCAAACTGGCCGTTGCCATCCGCCCCAATGACGGTTTCTTCCTGGACAGTCTCGGCTGGGTCTACTTCAAGATGAAGAAGTACGACGATGCGGTGAATTACCTGGAACAGGCCAACCGCCTGGTGGAGGAGGACTCCACCATTGCCGAGCACCTGGGGGACGCTTACTACGCCAAGAGGGAATACCACAAGGCGTTGAAGCTTTACAAACGTGCGCTGAAGATCGAGCCGGAGCGCAAGGAGTTGGCGAACAAGCTGCGCAAACTCAAAGGGGAGCCGGGCGATCGATGA
- a CDS encoding bifunctional aminoglycoside phosphotransferase/ATP-binding protein, translated as MQRNILKSLLKSSAYPEAADSVELIQTHVSWIFLAGDMAYKVKKPVDFGFLNFSTIDRRRFYCHEEVRLNSRLCPDIYLGVVEVREAPGGAAFFGDGPVIDYAVKMKRLPAERMLDRLVARGEVTADDMRAVARVIAAFHLAAATSPAIGEYGRRERIMANWQENFAQSTAGSRTPLSPDELEVIREWVSSFAESRGELFEKRVAQGFIRECDGDIHLENICLSDGRICIFDCIEFNERFRYCDTAADIAFLLMDLDYHRRRDLAEAVLDAYLAASGDAGLPEIVDFYKLYRAFVRGKVESFRQSDNGIETQEQERAGARAAGYFRLARGYIERQRLGTTLFITCGPTGSGKSTLAAQLAFELGIATFNSDRVRKQMAALPPDTAMRVPFETGLYSAAASEATYAELLRLAEAELGAGRSVIIDACFISRGQRRPFSDLAERLAVRCVVLNCVCPEAEHRRRLVARETAGESISDGRLEILELQCANFQPPDKSEGLVVNVATSAAPEALASPIYARLAP; from the coding sequence ATGCAACGTAATATATTAAAATCACTATTAAAATCAAGCGCCTATCCCGAGGCGGCCGATAGCGTCGAGCTGATTCAGACGCACGTTTCCTGGATATTCCTGGCAGGCGACATGGCCTACAAGGTCAAAAAGCCCGTGGATTTCGGGTTTCTCAACTTCTCGACCATTGACCGGCGCCGCTTTTACTGCCATGAGGAGGTGCGGCTCAACAGCCGCCTCTGTCCGGATATCTACCTGGGCGTCGTGGAAGTGCGGGAGGCCCCCGGCGGTGCCGCCTTTTTCGGGGACGGCCCGGTTATCGATTACGCCGTCAAGATGAAACGCCTCCCGGCGGAGCGGATGCTTGACCGCCTGGTGGCACGGGGGGAGGTGACCGCTGACGACATGCGGGCAGTGGCCCGGGTCATCGCCGCATTCCACCTCGCTGCCGCCACCTCGCCCGCCATCGGCGAATACGGCCGGCGGGAACGGATCATGGCCAACTGGCAGGAAAACTTCGCCCAGAGCACGGCCGGTTCCCGGACGCCGCTCTCACCCGACGAACTGGAGGTGATCCGGGAGTGGGTATCCTCGTTTGCCGAAAGCCGGGGTGAACTCTTTGAAAAGCGCGTTGCCCAGGGGTTCATCCGGGAATGCGATGGCGACATCCACTTGGAGAACATCTGCCTGAGCGACGGCAGGATTTGCATCTTCGACTGTATCGAGTTCAACGAGCGCTTCCGCTACTGCGACACCGCCGCCGACATCGCCTTTCTCCTCATGGATCTGGACTACCACCGCCGTCGCGACCTGGCGGAGGCGGTGCTCGACGCATACCTGGCAGCTTCGGGCGATGCCGGCCTCCCGGAGATCGTCGATTTCTACAAGCTGTACCGCGCCTTTGTGCGGGGCAAGGTGGAAAGTTTCCGCCAGAGCGACAACGGCATCGAAACGCAGGAACAGGAACGCGCCGGTGCACGGGCGGCCGGATATTTTCGCCTGGCGCGAGGCTACATCGAGCGGCAACGCCTGGGAACCACCCTGTTCATCACCTGCGGCCCGACGGGAAGCGGCAAAAGCACCCTGGCGGCACAGCTGGCCTTTGAACTCGGCATCGCAACCTTCAATTCGGATAGGGTGCGCAAACAGATGGCCGCCCTGCCGCCGGATACGGCCATGCGTGTGCCGTTCGAGACCGGGCTTTACTCGGCCGCCGCCAGCGAAGCCACCTACGCCGAGCTGCTGCGCCTGGCTGAAGCCGAACTCGGGGCGGGGCGTTCCGTCATCATCGATGCCTGCTTCATCAGCCGCGGGCAGCGCCGTCCCTTCAGCGACCTGGCCGAAAGGCTCGCGGTCCGCTGCGTCGTGCTGAATTGCGTCTGCCCGGAGGCGGAGCACCGTCGCCGTCTGGTCGCACGGGAAACGGCCGGGGAGAGCATTTCCGACGGCCGCCTGGAGATCCTCGAATTGCAGTGCGCCAACTTCCAGCCGCCGGATAAATCGGAAGGACTCGTGGTAAACGTTGCCACGTCTGCCGCGCCCGAGGCCCTCGCCAGCCCGATCTACGCGAGGCTCGCCCCATGA